One Corynebacterium yudongzhengii DNA window includes the following coding sequences:
- the tatA gene encoding Sec-independent protein translocase subunit TatA, protein MSIGFAEIAIIVLVIVLLFGAKKLPELARSVGRSGRIFKSEMREMKNEDGKGADQNQAAQQEQDFWDREENQPRPIEQQPQQSNQQVPWQQQPNQQQNPPQNQ, encoded by the coding sequence ATGAGTATCGGTTTCGCGGAAATCGCGATCATCGTTTTGGTGATCGTCTTGCTGTTCGGCGCGAAGAAGCTGCCGGAGCTGGCCCGCTCCGTTGGCCGTTCGGGCCGTATCTTCAAATCCGAGATGCGGGAGATGAAGAACGAAGACGGCAAGGGCGCGGACCAGAACCAGGCTGCCCAGCAGGAGCAGGACTTCTGGGACCGCGAGGAAAACCAGCCGCGCCCCATCGAGCAGCAGCCGCAGCAGTCGAACCAGCAGGTGCCTTGGCAGCAGCAGCCGAATCAGCAGCAGAATCCGCCGCAGAACCAGTAA
- the tatC gene encoding twin-arginine translocase subunit TatC, translating into MKRPLLRRKPKKSPTGEMTLVEHLKELRRRVIIAVLAMIAGTVIGFIWYQHSPPGVMTLGEIVRGPYCSLPPEYRADFTDSGECRLLATGPFEMFLLRLKVGFLAGLVISSPMWLYQIWAFITPGLHKGERRSTLLFVTSAVTLFVAGALLAYFIVDIGLEFLLGIGRDTQIAALTGQSYYNFVLALIVIFGVSFEVPLIIAMLNIAGLLEYNQVKDKRRLIWVLLFIFAAVLTPGQEPVSMVILALSMCVLVELAFQFCRFNDRRRGIDNESFDDLDDEEASQLDYQPEPVAAATGIDEQPAPRSTPVKNRPPAGDFDDVL; encoded by the coding sequence ATGAAGCGTCCGTTACTGCGGAGAAAGCCTAAGAAGTCCCCGACCGGCGAGATGACCCTCGTCGAGCACCTCAAGGAGCTGCGCCGCCGGGTCATTATCGCGGTGCTCGCCATGATCGCCGGCACCGTGATCGGTTTCATCTGGTACCAGCACTCCCCGCCCGGGGTGATGACCTTAGGCGAGATCGTCCGGGGGCCGTATTGCAGCTTGCCGCCGGAATACCGCGCCGACTTCACCGACAGCGGGGAATGCCGCCTTCTGGCCACCGGGCCCTTTGAGATGTTCCTGCTGCGTTTGAAGGTGGGCTTCTTGGCTGGCCTGGTGATCAGCTCGCCGATGTGGCTCTATCAGATCTGGGCGTTTATCACCCCCGGCCTGCACAAGGGCGAGCGCCGCTCGACGCTGCTGTTCGTCACCTCCGCGGTGACGCTGTTTGTCGCCGGCGCGCTGTTGGCGTACTTCATCGTCGATATCGGCCTGGAGTTTTTGCTGGGCATCGGCAGGGATACGCAGATCGCCGCCCTGACGGGGCAGAGCTACTACAACTTCGTGCTCGCGCTCATCGTGATCTTCGGCGTGAGCTTCGAGGTGCCGCTGATCATCGCGATGCTCAACATCGCCGGCCTGCTCGAGTACAACCAGGTCAAGGACAAGCGCCGCCTCATCTGGGTCTTGCTGTTCATCTTCGCCGCCGTGCTCACCCCCGGCCAGGAGCCGGTATCGATGGTTATCCTGGCGTTGAGCATGTGCGTCCTCGTCGAGCTGGCGTTCCAGTTCTGCCGGTTTAATGACCGCCGCCGCGGCATCGACAACGAGAGCTTCGACGACTTGGACGACGAAGAGGCCTCTCAGCTCGACTACCAGCCGGAGCCCGTGGCCGCCGCCACGGGTATCGACGAGCAGCCAGCCCCGCGGTCTACGCCGGTGAAGAACCGTCCGCCCGCGGGAGATTTCGACGACGTACTGTAG
- the dop gene encoding depupylase/deamidase Dop, with protein MTRYMGTETEYGIATPTHPEVSSIITSTHAVVSYAAMRTGARSRWDYEDEKPLADSRGFDLRRYHTVPIVESDTVGIANVMTANGARYYVDHAHPEYSSPEVSNAWDAMIYDAAGDYVLRQSVEDLNQLWDEQISILKDHDPCPPLKIYKNNVDGKGASYGSHENYQYSRKTDFDAVVQGLLPYFVTRQVVIGAGRVGIGEEGEIDGFQVSQRADYFFQEVSLETTLNRGIVNTRDEPHANAVHFRRLHTIIGDANMSQYSNLLKLGMTKLVIDAIENGESFADLRLADPVAELRNVSRNLTLDHRLQLVDGRALTALEILGEYRSRLRAEDEVDEKVLKIFDEITADLAEDPLKTADRLDWTAKYALLKNYIDRGASWSDAKLKLIDLQYTDIDPAKSLYHALVRKGRMKTLVSDEEIERAVTMPPEDSRAYFRGRLAARFADNVITASWQTVILKYSEGTAKFSTPNVDEYTRKHVGDIVENAADADELVRAMHEAGLEPMYYHTHHEREHINKPHQH; from the coding sequence ATGACACGTTACATGGGTACGGAAACCGAGTACGGCATCGCGACGCCGACGCATCCCGAGGTCAGCTCGATCATCACCTCGACGCACGCCGTCGTGTCTTATGCGGCGATGCGCACCGGCGCCCGCTCGCGCTGGGACTACGAGGACGAGAAGCCGCTGGCGGATTCCCGCGGCTTCGACCTGCGGCGTTATCACACCGTGCCCATCGTGGAGTCCGACACCGTCGGCATCGCCAACGTCATGACGGCCAACGGCGCGCGCTACTACGTCGACCACGCCCACCCCGAGTACTCCTCGCCGGAGGTCTCCAACGCGTGGGACGCGATGATTTATGACGCCGCCGGCGACTATGTGCTGCGCCAGTCGGTCGAAGACCTCAACCAGCTGTGGGACGAGCAGATCTCCATCCTCAAGGACCACGATCCGTGCCCGCCGCTGAAGATCTACAAGAACAACGTCGACGGCAAGGGCGCGTCCTACGGCTCGCACGAGAACTACCAGTACTCGCGCAAGACGGATTTCGACGCCGTCGTGCAGGGGCTTCTGCCGTACTTCGTCACCCGGCAGGTGGTCATCGGCGCCGGGCGCGTCGGCATCGGCGAGGAAGGCGAGATCGACGGCTTCCAGGTCTCCCAGCGCGCCGACTACTTCTTCCAGGAGGTCTCCCTGGAAACGACGCTGAACCGCGGCATCGTCAACACCCGCGACGAACCGCACGCCAACGCCGTGCACTTTAGGCGCCTGCACACCATCATCGGTGACGCGAACATGTCGCAGTACTCGAACCTGCTCAAGCTCGGCATGACCAAGCTGGTCATCGACGCGATCGAAAACGGCGAGAGCTTCGCCGATCTCAGACTCGCCGACCCGGTCGCCGAGCTGCGCAACGTCTCGCGCAACCTCACTCTCGATCACCGGCTGCAGCTTGTCGACGGCCGCGCCCTCACCGCCCTCGAGATCCTCGGCGAATACCGCTCCCGCCTGCGCGCAGAGGACGAGGTCGACGAGAAGGTGCTGAAGATCTTCGACGAGATCACCGCCGACTTGGCCGAAGATCCGCTCAAGACCGCCGATCGCCTCGACTGGACCGCGAAGTACGCGCTGCTGAAGAACTACATCGACCGCGGCGCGAGCTGGTCCGATGCCAAGCTCAAGCTCATCGACCTGCAGTACACGGACATCGACCCGGCGAAGTCGCTCTACCACGCACTCGTGCGCAAGGGCCGGATGAAGACCTTGGTCAGCGACGAAGAGATCGAGCGCGCCGTGACGATGCCTCCGGAGGACTCGCGCGCCTACTTCCGCGGCCGGCTCGCTGCCCGCTTCGCGGACAACGTGATCACCGCCTCCTGGCAGACCGTGATCTTAAAATACTCCGAGGGCACCGCGAAGTTTTCGACCCCGAACGTCGACGAATACACCCGTAAGCACGTCGGCGACATCGTCGAAAACGCCGCCGATGCCGACGAGCTGGTCCGCGCGATGCACGAGGCGGGACTCGAACCGATGTACTATCACACCCATCACGAACGTGAGCACATCAACAAACCGCATCAGCACTAA
- the pafA gene encoding Pup--protein ligase, translating to MGVETEYGITGKLSPDDTARYLFRPLVERYSSTNIFTRNASRLYLDVGAHPEVATGECDTLGQLVRHERAGDHMLNELAIKAEQALSDDNIGGNVYLFKNNVDSVGNSYGCHENYLIGRDMVLKALGKQLLPFMITRQLIAGAGLLRDGEFLLSQRADQVWEGISSATTRARPIINTRDEPHGDSTRFRRMHVIVGDSNMSETTFVLKIGATQLALEMLEAGYDLPDFELDNAIAHIRDISRDQTGSTELKLKSGGVVTALEVQRAFCSHARTWLDEREPDPDMDYVVDLWERTLDAIETQDFSQVDTEIDWVIKKKLLERYAGRADDAKLAQIDLAYHDIREDRGLFHVLCKRGLARRLTTDEEIAQAVKTAPETTRAHLRGRVLNAADKYGAEVTVDWVNIKYGQERIELQDPFATVDERVDELITRLEADRGE from the coding sequence ATGGGGGTCGAGACGGAGTACGGCATCACGGGCAAGTTAAGCCCCGATGACACCGCCCGTTATCTCTTCCGCCCCCTGGTGGAGAGGTATTCGTCGACAAATATCTTCACCCGCAACGCCTCGCGCCTCTACCTCGATGTCGGCGCGCACCCGGAGGTCGCCACCGGAGAGTGCGACACGCTCGGCCAACTCGTGCGCCACGAGCGCGCCGGCGACCACATGCTCAACGAGCTGGCCATCAAAGCGGAACAGGCACTAAGCGACGACAACATCGGCGGCAACGTCTACCTGTTTAAAAACAACGTCGACTCGGTGGGCAACTCCTACGGCTGCCACGAGAACTACCTGATCGGCCGGGATATGGTGCTCAAGGCGCTCGGCAAGCAGCTGCTGCCGTTCATGATCACCCGCCAGCTCATCGCCGGCGCCGGCCTGCTGCGCGACGGCGAGTTCTTGCTCTCGCAGCGCGCCGACCAGGTCTGGGAAGGCATCTCCTCGGCGACGACGCGGGCGCGGCCGATCATCAACACCCGCGACGAGCCGCACGGCGATTCGACGCGTTTCCGGCGCATGCACGTCATCGTCGGCGATTCGAACATGTCGGAGACGACGTTCGTGCTCAAGATCGGTGCCACCCAGCTGGCGCTCGAGATGCTCGAGGCGGGCTACGATCTTCCGGACTTCGAGTTGGATAACGCCATCGCGCACATCCGGGACATCTCCCGCGATCAGACCGGCTCCACCGAGCTGAAACTCAAAAGCGGGGGAGTGGTCACCGCCTTGGAGGTCCAGCGGGCGTTCTGCAGCCACGCGCGCACCTGGCTGGACGAACGCGAGCCGGATCCGGACATGGACTATGTCGTGGATCTGTGGGAACGCACCCTCGATGCGATCGAGACTCAAGACTTCTCGCAGGTGGACACGGAGATCGACTGGGTGATCAAGAAGAAGCTCCTCGAGCGCTACGCCGGGCGCGCCGACGACGCCAAGCTCGCCCAGATCGATCTCGCCTATCACGACATCCGCGAAGACCGCGGACTCTTCCACGTCTTATGCAAACGCGGTCTGGCCCGGCGCCTGACCACCGACGAGGAGATCGCCCAGGCCGTTAAGACCGCCCCGGAGACCACCCGCGCCCACCTGCGTGGGCGGGTGCTCAACGCCGCCGACAAGTACGGCGCGGAGGTGACCGTCGACTGGGTCAACATCAAATACGGCCAGGAGCGCATCGAGCTGCAGGACCCGTTCGCGACTGTCGACGAGCGGGTCGATGAGCTCATCACCCGCCTGGAGGCCGATCGTGGCGAGTAG
- a CDS encoding helix-turn-helix transcriptional regulator produces MSERMASLVRALNLIPYFRAHPDNSLFEAARDLGLNHRQMVADLQRLHTSGVGMYTEELIDLTFNANRTEVTITEDQGLTAPLRLTTTEAGALLLMLESLEEQLVDTSAVRSAAQKIRTLVRGRAGGIAEAEPEDEDPDLLVVNEALRRGQRLRFRYHNVSRNEWQTRIVDPATLYLHEGHTYLAAWDDSRKAHRKFRLDRIHDAELLDDTAHPHLQKLPKAPFRFDQEAEIELRESAAWLAEYHDITLQGEAEGGWIPATLPFGSSDWLVRFAVHHGDRLRLVSPADLALKVRRRAQDALAAYRDHDR; encoded by the coding sequence ATGAGCGAGCGGATGGCGAGTTTGGTGCGCGCGCTGAACCTCATCCCGTATTTCCGTGCGCACCCCGATAACAGCCTGTTCGAAGCCGCGCGCGATTTGGGTCTAAACCACCGACAGATGGTGGCCGACCTACAAAGGCTGCACACCTCGGGGGTGGGGATGTATACCGAGGAGCTCATCGATCTCACCTTCAACGCGAACCGCACCGAGGTCACCATCACCGAGGACCAAGGACTCACCGCGCCGCTGCGGCTGACCACCACCGAGGCCGGGGCGTTGCTGTTGATGCTGGAGTCGCTGGAGGAGCAGCTCGTCGATACCTCCGCGGTGCGCTCGGCGGCGCAGAAGATCCGCACCCTCGTGCGCGGCCGGGCCGGGGGTATCGCCGAGGCGGAACCAGAAGACGAAGACCCGGATCTGCTCGTGGTCAACGAGGCGCTGCGGAGAGGACAGAGGCTGCGTTTTCGCTATCACAACGTCAGCCGCAACGAGTGGCAGACGCGCATAGTCGATCCCGCCACACTCTATCTCCACGAGGGGCATACCTACCTCGCGGCCTGGGACGATAGCCGAAAGGCCCACCGCAAGTTCCGGCTCGATCGGATCCACGACGCTGAGCTTCTCGACGACACCGCCCACCCCCACCTGCAGAAACTGCCGAAGGCACCGTTCCGCTTCGACCAGGAAGCAGAAATCGAACTGCGCGAATCCGCGGCCTGGCTGGCGGAGTACCACGACATCACCTTGCAGGGGGAGGCAGAAGGCGGGTGGATCCCGGCCACGCTGCCTTTTGGCTCTTCAGACTGGCTGGTACGGTTTGCAGTACATCATGGTGACCGGCTGCGACTGGTGAGTCCGGCGGATTTGGCCCTTAAGGTTCGCCGCCGCGCTCAGGACGCGCTGGCCGCCTACCGTGATCACGATAGATAG
- a CDS encoding helix-turn-helix transcriptional regulator: MASRDDDVLYRRQNLTFALLHARRPRSRDWIRRHVDGYQNASEKTLQRDLRYLRSIGVPVTITHDDVGISAEHYELPPVTFTPAEATVIGLAGELGRAGEIGAFARSGWTKLAAGGARRDLSTPQMATHTSYNDTTRLSPGFLTRVLAAVDKQRRIRFQYRPSPAAASQTREMDVWGLVPHDGRVYLVGHDLDRDEPRCFRAVRVSGVEEAGPAEHPPVDDLRAVVRQSLDARRESVDAVLSAPEDYAGELGEARDGVISLKNVDADWLVRTAAAYAPEVVVKEPAEIRQRVVALLEEVAGE; the protein is encoded by the coding sequence GTGGCGAGTAGGGACGACGATGTGCTGTATCGGCGTCAGAACCTCACGTTCGCGCTTTTGCATGCTCGTCGGCCCCGCAGCCGCGACTGGATCCGCCGGCACGTCGACGGCTACCAGAACGCCAGCGAGAAAACCCTCCAGCGCGACCTGCGCTACCTGCGCAGCATCGGCGTCCCGGTGACTATCACCCACGACGACGTGGGCATCTCCGCCGAGCACTACGAGCTGCCGCCGGTGACGTTTACGCCCGCCGAGGCGACCGTCATCGGGCTGGCCGGCGAACTCGGCCGCGCCGGAGAGATCGGCGCCTTTGCCCGCTCCGGGTGGACGAAGCTGGCCGCCGGCGGGGCCCGGAGGGATCTGTCCACCCCGCAGATGGCCACGCACACCTCCTACAACGACACCACCCGGCTCTCGCCCGGCTTCCTGACGCGGGTGCTGGCGGCCGTCGATAAGCAACGCCGCATCCGCTTCCAGTACCGACCCTCGCCGGCCGCCGCCAGCCAGACCCGCGAGATGGATGTCTGGGGCCTAGTGCCGCACGACGGGCGTGTCTACTTAGTCGGCCACGACCTCGACCGCGACGAGCCGCGGTGTTTCCGCGCGGTGCGGGTCTCCGGGGTGGAGGAGGCGGGCCCGGCGGAGCATCCGCCTGTCGACGACCTGCGCGCCGTGGTCCGCCAATCGCTGGATGCCCGCCGCGAGAGTGTCGATGCGGTGCTTTCGGCACCCGAGGATTACGCCGGTGAGCTCGGCGAGGCGCGAGATGGTGTCATCTCCCTCAAGAATGTGGACGCCGACTGGCTGGTGCGCACAGCCGCGGCCTATGCGCCGGAGGTCGTGGTGAAAGAACCCGCCGAGATCCGTCAACGCGTCGTGGCCCTGTTAGAGGAGGTCGCCGGTGAGTGA
- the arc gene encoding proteasome ATPase yields the protein MSQEVNDLKREIRKLGARNAKLAEMLKSSRDKLRDLNAQLEVIAEPASTYGVFLGYQGKDADVFTSGRRMRVKISPHVKSDLAIGALVRLGEGSVLVEDCGFTDSGTLVTLVEKVGRERAIVATPQGDEAVVVLAGPLVESTRAGDSLLVDTKMGVAFEKVAKTEVVQLALEEVPEITFDDIGGLEHQIENIRDSVELPFAHPELFRDYQLASPKGLLLYGPPGNGKTMIAKAIANSLGEEGSYFLNVKGPELLNKYVGETERRIRLIFERARELAGDGKPVIIFFDEMESLFRTRGSGVSSDMETTIVPQLLTEMDGVEGLRNVIIIGATNREELIDPAILRPGRLDIKVRVDRPGPKQARDILARYLTEEVPHEGTIDELVDATVEKLFSPRPYVELTLADHSVEMLDYCDFVSGAMIANIVDRAKKAAIKDHLSGVSTRGVTTRHLQDAVVAEQDESEDLPNTATPDEWSRITGRHGQRVLSARVVG from the coding sequence ATGTCCCAAGAAGTCAACGATCTGAAGCGGGAGATCCGCAAGCTCGGAGCCCGCAACGCCAAGCTCGCGGAGATGCTCAAATCTTCCCGCGACAAGCTGCGCGACTTGAACGCACAGCTCGAGGTGATAGCCGAGCCCGCCTCCACCTACGGCGTCTTCCTCGGCTATCAGGGCAAAGACGCCGACGTGTTTACCTCCGGGCGGCGTATGCGGGTCAAGATTTCTCCGCATGTCAAGTCCGATCTCGCCATCGGCGCGCTAGTGCGCCTGGGCGAGGGATCCGTCCTCGTCGAGGACTGCGGTTTCACCGACTCCGGCACCCTGGTGACTTTGGTGGAGAAGGTGGGGCGGGAGCGCGCGATCGTCGCCACGCCGCAGGGTGATGAGGCGGTCGTCGTGCTGGCCGGGCCGCTGGTGGAGTCGACGCGGGCCGGCGATAGCCTGCTGGTGGATACGAAGATGGGGGTGGCCTTCGAGAAGGTCGCCAAGACGGAGGTCGTGCAGCTGGCCCTCGAAGAGGTCCCGGAGATCACCTTCGACGACATCGGGGGACTAGAGCACCAGATCGAAAACATCCGCGACAGCGTCGAGCTGCCTTTCGCGCACCCAGAGCTTTTCCGCGACTACCAGCTCGCCTCGCCGAAGGGCCTGCTGCTCTATGGCCCGCCGGGCAACGGCAAGACGATGATCGCCAAGGCGATCGCCAACTCCCTGGGGGAGGAGGGCTCGTACTTCCTCAACGTCAAGGGCCCGGAGCTGCTCAACAAGTACGTCGGCGAGACCGAGCGCCGCATCCGCCTGATCTTCGAGCGGGCCCGCGAGCTCGCCGGCGACGGCAAGCCCGTGATCATCTTCTTCGACGAGATGGAATCGCTCTTCCGCACCCGCGGCTCCGGGGTCAGCTCCGACATGGAGACCACCATCGTGCCGCAGCTGCTCACCGAGATGGACGGCGTCGAGGGCTTGAGAAACGTCATCATCATCGGCGCGACCAACCGCGAGGAGCTCATCGACCCGGCCATCCTGCGCCCGGGCCGCCTCGACATCAAGGTCCGCGTGGACCGGCCCGGCCCTAAGCAGGCCCGCGACATCCTTGCGCGGTATCTCACCGAGGAGGTGCCGCACGAAGGCACTATCGACGAGTTGGTGGATGCGACCGTCGAGAAGCTTTTTAGCCCGCGGCCCTATGTGGAGCTGACCTTGGCGGATCACAGCGTGGAGATGCTGGATTACTGCGACTTTGTCTCCGGCGCGATGATCGCGAACATCGTGGACCGGGCGAAGAAGGCCGCCATTAAGGATCACCTTTCGGGGGTGAGCACCCGCGGGGTGACCACCCGGCATCTTCAGGACGCGGTCGTGGCTGAGCAGGACGAAAGCGAGGACCTGCCTAACACCGCCACCCCCGATGAGTGGTCCCGGATCACCGGGCGACACGGCCAGCGTGTGCTCTCAGCTCGCGTTGTTGGATAG
- a CDS encoding ubiquitin-like protein Pup, translated as MAQQNIHATGGNDDGDEQEVDAGQVQISGADDLLDEIDGLLESNAEEYVRSYVQKGGQ; from the coding sequence ATGGCACAGCAGAACATCCACGCCACCGGCGGTAACGACGACGGCGACGAGCAGGAGGTCGACGCCGGCCAGGTCCAGATCAGCGGCGCCGACGACCTCCTCGACGAGATCGACGGGCTGCTCGAGAGCAACGCCGAAGAATACGTCCGCTCCTACGTCCAGAAGGGTGGCCAGTGA